From one Nocardioides scoriae genomic stretch:
- a CDS encoding cytochrome P450/oxidoreductase: protein MALAPARTWEYDPFAPGFYDHAFDTYRLMRDQAPVYRSEKWGWYALTRFEDVRAVLTDPDTYRSFEGMDIDDTEQDQAGPGSLPNMDNPRHDEIRRIVQPWFLPRRVGAHEDAVRAVVRRLLAGVEANGRATGRADLARDLAWPLPFDVFFSLMGFPDAADQGRAQLERWMHEQKGRVAGTPHLTPAATCATARINEFFVEVLEQRRRQPQQDLVSHLVRADIDGVPFADEHITPTSEVLGLMMVLFLGGVESTAGLTATMFKLLAEHPDQRALLVADPSLVPVAVEETLRMATPLQLTARTTSREVVLHGTTIPRGARVVAVTGAANRDERAFERPDAFDLTRGRVRHLGFGEGVHGCLGAHLARLEATVALQEALPVLGDYALDGAPGFYPSSPNMYCWASLPVRLGPRAADLSTPRPTTEPVTAPAAPHAERLTAVRVVAKEPAADAVVALTLEPVGDDLPGWGPGAHVDLVLGDDVATRQYSLCGDPADPSSYRLGVLRDDAGRGSSRHVHDRLEVGDVVAVRGPRQHFALQPAASYLFVAGGIGITPLLPMVAAAEAAGADWRLVYGGRTRSSMAFLDELAAYGDRVAVRPQDEHGLLDLPALLHEPAPGTLVYCCGPEALLDAVEQHSRHWPPSTLHVERFAPRTPTAPVRDTAFEVVLRRSGLVLEVPPERSVLEVVEAAGVPTQSSCAEGTCGSCETRVLTGRPDHRDSVLDAAERERGDCLMICVSRSCDPQLVLDL from the coding sequence ATGGCCCTCGCCCCCGCCCGGACCTGGGAGTACGACCCCTTCGCCCCGGGGTTCTACGACCACGCCTTCGACACCTACCGGCTGATGCGCGACCAGGCGCCGGTCTACCGCAGCGAGAAGTGGGGCTGGTACGCCCTGACCCGCTTCGAGGACGTCCGGGCGGTGCTGACCGACCCCGACACCTACCGCTCCTTCGAGGGCATGGACATCGACGACACCGAGCAGGACCAGGCCGGCCCGGGCTCGCTGCCCAACATGGACAACCCGCGCCACGACGAGATCCGCCGGATCGTGCAGCCGTGGTTCCTGCCCCGGCGGGTCGGTGCCCACGAGGACGCCGTCCGGGCGGTCGTGCGCCGGCTGCTGGCCGGCGTCGAGGCGAACGGTCGCGCCACCGGGCGCGCCGACCTGGCCCGCGACCTCGCCTGGCCGCTGCCCTTCGACGTGTTCTTCAGCCTGATGGGGTTCCCCGACGCCGCGGACCAGGGCCGCGCCCAGCTGGAGCGGTGGATGCACGAGCAGAAGGGCCGGGTCGCGGGCACGCCGCACCTGACGCCCGCGGCCACCTGTGCGACCGCCCGGATCAACGAGTTCTTCGTCGAGGTCCTCGAGCAGCGCCGCCGCCAGCCGCAGCAGGACCTGGTCTCCCACCTGGTGCGGGCCGACATCGACGGCGTGCCCTTCGCCGACGAGCACATCACCCCCACCTCCGAGGTGCTCGGGCTGATGATGGTGCTCTTCCTGGGCGGCGTGGAGTCGACGGCCGGCCTCACCGCGACGATGTTCAAGCTGCTCGCCGAGCACCCCGACCAGCGCGCGCTGCTGGTCGCCGACCCCTCGCTGGTGCCGGTCGCCGTCGAGGAGACCCTGCGGATGGCCACGCCGCTGCAGCTGACGGCCCGCACCACCTCGCGCGAGGTGGTGCTCCACGGCACCACCATCCCCCGGGGCGCCCGGGTCGTCGCCGTCACCGGTGCCGCCAACCGCGACGAGCGCGCCTTCGAGCGGCCCGACGCGTTCGACCTCACCCGCGGCCGCGTGCGCCACCTCGGCTTCGGCGAGGGCGTCCACGGCTGCCTCGGCGCCCACCTGGCCCGCCTCGAGGCCACGGTCGCGCTCCAGGAGGCGCTGCCGGTGCTCGGCGACTACGCCCTCGACGGCGCTCCGGGGTTCTACCCGAGCTCGCCCAACATGTACTGCTGGGCCTCGCTGCCCGTGCGGCTCGGCCCTCGGGCCGCCGACCTGTCGACCCCCCGGCCGACCACCGAGCCGGTCACCGCACCGGCCGCACCGCACGCCGAGCGGCTGACCGCGGTCCGCGTGGTGGCCAAGGAGCCGGCCGCCGACGCCGTGGTCGCGCTCACGCTGGAGCCCGTCGGCGACGACCTCCCCGGCTGGGGTCCCGGCGCCCACGTCGACCTGGTCCTCGGCGACGACGTGGCCACGCGGCAGTACTCCCTGTGCGGCGACCCGGCCGACCCGTCGTCGTACCGCCTCGGCGTGCTGCGCGACGACGCCGGCCGCGGCAGCTCGCGCCACGTCCACGACCGGCTCGAGGTCGGCGACGTCGTCGCGGTCCGCGGCCCGCGCCAGCACTTCGCGCTGCAGCCGGCGGCGTCGTACCTCTTCGTCGCGGGGGGCATCGGCATCACTCCGCTGCTGCCGATGGTCGCCGCCGCGGAGGCCGCGGGCGCCGACTGGCGGCTGGTGTACGGCGGCCGCACGCGCTCGTCGATGGCCTTCCTCGACGAGCTGGCGGCGTACGGCGACCGCGTGGCCGTGCGCCCGCAGGACGAGCACGGCCTGCTCGACCTGCCCGCCCTGCTGCACGAGCCGGCGCCCGGCACGCTGGTCTACTGCTGCGGTCCCGAGGCGCTGCTCGACGCGGTGGAGCAGCACTCGCGGCACTGGCCCCCGAGCACCCTGCACGTCGAGCGGTTCGCGCCCCGCACCCCGACCGCCCCGGTCCGCGACACCGCCTTCGAGGTGGTGCTGCGCCGCAGCGGGCTGGTGCTGGAGGTGCCGCCGGAGCGGTCGGTGCTCGAGGTCGTCGAGGCGGCCGGCGTGCCCACGCAGTCGTCGTGCGCCGAGGGCACCTGCGGGTCGTGCGAGACGCGGGTGCTGACCGGACGGCCCGACCACCGCGACTCCGTGCTCGACGCCGCCGAGCGCGAGCGGGGCGACTGCCTGATGATCTGCGTCTCGCGCTCGTGCGACCCGCAGCTCGTGCTCGACCTCTGA
- a CDS encoding LacI family DNA-binding transcriptional regulator yields the protein MTPVPEGSRVTLEDVARHAGVSRALVSIVMRGAKGAGEQTRARVLAAADELGYRPDVRARALAGQRSRLIGVTFGVAGSFHFDLLEGLYAAARDHGHELVLSALTRGRDEQAAVLSLQDFRFDALVMLAPQTPAPLLAGTVPVVVVGWQVDDPRVDVVRTSDTSALDQAVDHLVGLGHRDVVHLDGGSGLVAASRRSAYAAAMARHGLERHARVVSGGETQLDGMRAARELIAGPLPTAVVAYNDDVAVAAQGVLAQHGVDVPGRVSVVGLDGQEVSGLSPRVLTTLVQDPVALARAAIERAVARAEAAPGPGGPDGGRELVLEPVLRVGGTTAAPPPHP from the coding sequence GTGACCCCCGTCCCCGAGGGCTCCCGGGTCACCCTCGAGGACGTCGCCCGGCACGCCGGGGTCTCGCGCGCCCTGGTCTCGATCGTGATGCGGGGCGCCAAGGGGGCGGGCGAGCAGACCCGCGCCCGGGTGCTGGCCGCGGCCGACGAGCTGGGCTACCGACCCGACGTGCGCGCCCGGGCGCTCGCGGGCCAGCGCTCCCGGCTGATCGGCGTCACCTTCGGCGTCGCGGGCAGCTTCCACTTCGACCTCCTCGAGGGGCTGTACGCCGCCGCCCGCGACCACGGCCACGAGCTCGTGCTGAGCGCCCTGACCCGCGGGCGCGACGAGCAGGCGGCCGTGCTCTCGCTGCAGGACTTCCGCTTCGACGCGCTCGTGATGCTCGCCCCGCAGACCCCCGCCCCGCTGCTGGCCGGCACCGTGCCGGTCGTGGTCGTGGGCTGGCAGGTCGACGACCCCCGCGTCGACGTCGTCCGCACCTCCGACACCTCGGCCCTCGACCAGGCGGTCGACCACCTCGTGGGGCTCGGCCACCGCGACGTCGTCCACCTCGACGGCGGGTCCGGCCTGGTCGCGGCCTCGCGACGGTCGGCGTACGCCGCGGCGATGGCGCGCCACGGCCTGGAGCGGCACGCGCGCGTCGTGAGCGGCGGCGAGACCCAGCTCGACGGCATGCGGGCCGCCCGCGAGCTGATCGCGGGTCCGCTGCCCACGGCCGTGGTCGCCTACAACGACGACGTGGCCGTCGCCGCGCAGGGCGTGCTCGCCCAGCACGGCGTCGACGTGCCGGGCCGGGTCTCGGTCGTGGGCCTCGACGGCCAGGAGGTCTCCGGCCTGTCGCCCCGGGTGCTCACCACGCTGGTGCAGGACCCGGTCGCCCTGGCCCGGGCCGCGATCGAGCGGGCCGTGGCCCGCGCGGAGGCGGCGCCCGGCCCCGGCGGGCCGGACGGAGGCCGCGAGCTGGTGCTCGAGCCCGTCCTGCGGGTCGGCGGCACCACCGCCGCTCCCCCGCCGCACCCGTAG
- a CDS encoding ATP-binding cassette domain-containing protein: protein MTATTAETGHTTSNDGRTPVLSARGLVKTFGRVVGLDGVDFDLYPGEVLAIIGDNGAGKSTLIKAATGAIVPDAGEVRLDGEVVNFKRPQEAREAGIETVYQTLAVAPALDIAANMFLGREMRRSGPLGSIFRMLDHKGMRDSAGQSMSDLGIGTLQNMSQPVETLSGGQRQAVAVARAAAFAKKLIVLDEPTAALGVKETNQVLNMINRVRESGLPVILISHNMPNVFEVADRIHIQRLGRCAGVITPKSHTPNEAVAIMTGATTLEETPGRAPA from the coding sequence ATGACCGCCACGACGGCCGAGACCGGCCACACCACCAGCAACGACGGACGCACGCCGGTCCTCTCCGCGAGGGGCCTGGTCAAGACCTTCGGCCGCGTCGTCGGCCTGGACGGCGTCGACTTCGACCTCTACCCGGGCGAGGTCCTCGCGATCATCGGCGACAACGGCGCCGGCAAGTCGACCCTCATCAAGGCGGCGACCGGGGCCATCGTGCCGGACGCCGGCGAGGTCCGCCTCGACGGCGAGGTCGTCAACTTCAAGCGTCCCCAGGAGGCCCGCGAGGCCGGCATCGAGACGGTCTACCAGACCCTCGCGGTGGCGCCGGCCCTCGACATCGCGGCCAACATGTTCCTGGGCCGCGAGATGCGGCGCTCGGGCCCGCTCGGCTCGATCTTCCGCATGCTCGACCACAAGGGCATGCGCGACAGTGCCGGCCAGTCGATGTCGGACCTCGGCATCGGCACCCTGCAGAACATGTCGCAGCCCGTGGAGACGCTCTCCGGTGGCCAGCGCCAGGCGGTCGCCGTGGCCCGTGCCGCGGCCTTCGCCAAGAAGCTGATCGTGCTCGACGAGCCGACGGCGGCGCTGGGCGTCAAGGAGACCAACCAGGTGCTCAACATGATCAACCGGGTGCGCGAGAGCGGCCTGCCGGTCATCCTCATCAGCCACAACATGCCCAACGTGTTCGAGGTGGCCGACCGGATCCACATCCAGCGGCTCGGGCGCTGCGCCGGCGTCATCACCCCGAAGAGCCACACCCCCAACGAGGCGGTGGCGATCATGACCGGCGCCACGACCCTCGAGGAGACCCCGGGCAGGGCTCCCGCCTGA
- a CDS encoding gamma-glutamyltransferase family protein has product MTAATSDPDFTTRPTLTGTFGMVSSTHWLASQAAMRMLELGGNAFDAAVAGGFVLHVVEPHLNGPGGDLPAVVATAADPRPRVLCGQGPAPAAATPEAFAAMGLDHVPGSGPVAACVPGAVDAWLLLLRDHGTLPLAAVLEPAIGYARDGHPLLPRVAATIERVRGLFEQDWPTSAELWLPGGRVPAAGELFANPAYAAVLERLVATGTAAGTEVATQAEAARREWAHGFVAEAVEAAAEQPRHSGHPGLVRGSDLAAYAAGWEDATTATWHGVEVAKIGLWGQGPALLQVLAMLDVLAAEHGPDVLDPDTELGIHCVTETWKLAMADREAWFGEASPVTPEQLLDPAYVAARAALVGETADLGLRPGSPGGHEPRLAAHVHRLLAGEDTGRAADVTTGEPTVERDGTTRGDTCHLDVVDRWGNLVSATPSGGWLQSSPTIPGLGFCLGSRAQMFWLDEGLPASLAPGARPRTTLTPTLVLRDGEPVLACGSPGGDQQDQWQTLFLLRHVVGGKSLQQAIDAPMFHTDSFPGSFHPREMQPGSLTVEARVGADVVEGLRRRGHVVTTAGPWSLGRMCAVTRDPATGLLAAGANPRGMQGYAVGR; this is encoded by the coding sequence GTGACTGCTGCCACCTCGGACCCCGACTTCACCACCCGCCCGACCCTCACCGGCACCTTCGGCATGGTGTCCTCCACCCACTGGCTGGCCTCCCAGGCCGCGATGCGGATGCTCGAGCTGGGCGGCAACGCCTTCGACGCCGCGGTGGCGGGCGGCTTCGTCCTCCACGTCGTCGAGCCGCACCTCAACGGCCCCGGTGGCGACCTGCCGGCCGTCGTGGCCACGGCCGCCGACCCGCGCCCGCGGGTGCTGTGCGGCCAGGGCCCGGCCCCGGCGGCGGCCACGCCCGAGGCGTTCGCGGCGATGGGCCTCGACCACGTGCCGGGGTCCGGACCGGTGGCGGCCTGCGTGCCGGGCGCCGTCGACGCCTGGCTGCTGCTGCTGCGCGACCACGGGACGCTGCCGCTGGCGGCGGTGCTGGAGCCGGCCATCGGCTACGCCCGCGACGGCCACCCGCTGCTGCCCCGGGTGGCGGCCACGATCGAGCGGGTGCGCGGGCTCTTCGAGCAGGACTGGCCGACCTCGGCCGAGCTGTGGCTGCCCGGCGGCCGGGTCCCCGCGGCCGGCGAGCTGTTCGCCAACCCGGCGTACGCCGCGGTGCTGGAGCGGCTGGTCGCGACCGGCACGGCCGCCGGCACCGAGGTGGCCACCCAGGCCGAGGCCGCCCGCCGCGAGTGGGCCCACGGGTTCGTCGCCGAGGCGGTCGAGGCCGCCGCCGAGCAGCCCCGCCACTCCGGCCACCCCGGGCTGGTGCGCGGCAGCGACCTGGCGGCGTACGCCGCGGGCTGGGAGGACGCGACCACCGCGACCTGGCACGGCGTCGAGGTGGCCAAGATCGGGCTGTGGGGCCAGGGTCCCGCCCTGCTCCAGGTGCTGGCGATGCTCGACGTGCTGGCCGCCGAGCACGGCCCCGACGTGCTCGACCCCGACACCGAGCTCGGCATCCACTGCGTGACCGAGACCTGGAAGCTGGCCATGGCCGACCGCGAGGCGTGGTTCGGCGAGGCCTCCCCCGTCACGCCCGAGCAGCTCCTCGACCCGGCGTACGTCGCCGCGCGGGCCGCGCTGGTCGGCGAGACGGCCGACCTCGGGCTGCGCCCCGGGTCCCCCGGCGGCCACGAGCCGCGGCTGGCCGCGCACGTGCACCGGCTGCTGGCCGGCGAGGACACCGGGCGTGCGGCCGACGTCACCACCGGCGAGCCCACCGTCGAGCGCGACGGCACCACCCGCGGCGACACCTGCCACCTCGACGTCGTCGACCGCTGGGGCAACCTCGTCTCCGCGACCCCCAGCGGCGGCTGGCTGCAGAGCTCGCCCACGATCCCCGGGCTGGGCTTCTGCCTGGGCAGCCGGGCCCAGATGTTCTGGCTCGACGAGGGCCTGCCCGCCTCGCTGGCGCCGGGCGCGCGGCCCCGCACCACCCTCACCCCCACCCTGGTGCTGCGCGACGGCGAGCCGGTGCTGGCGTGCGGCTCGCCCGGCGGCGACCAGCAGGACCAGTGGCAGACGCTGTTCCTGCTGCGCCACGTCGTCGGCGGGAAGAGCCTGCAGCAGGCGATCGACGCCCCGATGTTCCACACCGACTCCTTCCCGGGCTCCTTCCACCCCCGCGAGATGCAGCCGGGGTCGCTGACCGTCGAGGCGCGCGTCGGCGCCGACGTGGTCGAGGGCCTGCGCCGCCGGGGCCACGTCGTCACCACCGCGGGCCCGTGGTCGCTGGGCCGGATGTGCGCGGTCACGCGCGACCCCGCCACCGGCCTGCTGGCGGCCGGGGCGAACCCGCGCGGGATGCAGGGCTACGCGGTGGGCCGGTGA